gacgtccgtgtgAGTCAACGCAATGGGGACGTCTgcacggaattccccgcggaattccgcggaacgccgcggaactgcgaattccttGACGGAATTTCGTATCCGTGTATGCcacgcacaatggcggacgtctgtCACAGAATTCCCACAtgccggtgggaattccgcgttgacgtccgccactgctgatgctcttaatAGAGTTATTGAGCATTGAGATGAAGAATCATCTTTCTAATTCCATCATGTCATGTATTATCAGGTCATATTTTGAGAAAATCACTTCAATTAAACTAATCCACACTCAAAGATTCCATTAAGTTCGTTCATTATTCTGACATCAGGttatttcaattaatttataaatccATACTTAAGATTCCGTTGAGTTGGTTCATTATAGTATGACATTAAATTATTTCAAGCGAAGCATaaattaaacttttttttttgcaatgcTAGAAATCATTAAACAGAAAACatacatttttaaataaaagcTGAAAATTGGTTATACCAAAGTTAACTTATCTAAAATTAAATCATCCATTTGTTGTTGGCCTTACGCAAAATGAATTACTAGACTCAAAAGAACAAACtacataaataaaaacataGTACTAGTACATAAATATTTTCTAGTAATATGATCCACGTTCCAttccattaaaaattaaaataagtgcTGATCTCTCCATGTAATATCATGAATTCATGATTATCGTCCATAGTAgcatagttttttttaataaattgttgaaGAAAATTTCAATAGCACACACTGTTAGACGAGGTTGGTGGTCCAAAAATAGAGTCAAATCCTATTGGTCCaaataattatttgtatttaatGACTTTGCATAAAAACATGGATATTGTGCAACTTGTGACATTAAACATTTGTAGTGTAAATTTAAACGTTAAACTTATTGAATATCATGCAGCAATATATATTTATCTAGTTTGTTATGTACTTATGGGAATTTGGTTAATGGATATTGTGCAATTTGTTACATTAAAATCGGTGTGGCtttatataaatgaaaatgaaagaaaagaacaaaataGAGGTGTTACGTTCGTTTAATATTTATCATCGTCATTATTACATAgtactaattaaatttataaaaataatataaatactaataataacgTTTACTAATATTTGTGGTGCGTGAAGTTTCTCTGTGTAACGAAAATGGATAATAATATTGGCAAGACGTTAAAATAGAAGTACAAATGTAAAATGGTGACATTTGGGggcatttttttatgtataaagAAATACTCAAATGAAGATTAACCAAACTAAGATATTATGCCCAAAAaaaacaaaccaaaaaaaaataaaattcaataacTCCACCAGTTAATGCAAATCCAAACATgatctattttaaaaaaagggACATCGTCCATGAACTTTGCcagaatatcattttaggtatgtgaactttaaaaatatcattttaggtccgccaactacaagttaatatcatttgagatattttgaactttttctgGATGAAAATACCCTTAAGGCATTCAAAgggcaatttggacaattctttcgtcactcatcttgcgtcaaagacctagagtccaacaaattttttttactcctatttgattcaattaccatccaaattgaatttaaatataattaaaatttgccttaaaaaatatgtgttaatttttcaattattagatgaccaattattTGGGGATAGTGAATTgggatttgatattttattttattttttcaatctaaacTGCATTTTAAAAACTTCTTATAGgtaatttgtgaattatatttagtttatttattttggaattaGATAGCTAtattaatttggattgtcatttggagtattatttatatgaatttaagaATGGAGATCAATTACcgtccaaattgaatttaaatataaaaatttttcGTCAAGATGAGTGGAGAAAGAATTGTCCAAGTTGCCAtttgaaggccttaagggcattttcgtccgaaaaaagtttaaaatacctcaaatgatattaacttgtagttgatggacctaaaatgatattttcaaagttcacggacctaaaatgatattttcaaagttcacggacctaaaatgatactttagcaAAGTTTgtggacctaaaaagatgttccctctttaaAAAAACCATCAATCCAGTCAGTACTCAACCGGCTACATAATTTTGACATGATTTGCATTTTACAGGAATCTATTAGTGACACAATCATATTCACGTAGTTAGACACTAGATAATGACACATAGAATAAGAGAGTACAAAAAGAATCAGTTAAACCTAATTTCACTCTAAAAATGAAGAAATTAAGATATATAGTccataaaagaagaaaatactTTCTCTATTTCCCTAAAAAGATATatcatatattaaatatttaaatcaaGGTCAAAGATCATTCAGTACCgaatatcaatacaataaataaaaaatgtcaattaaggTATTATTGTTATTTAATAACAAATGAGTTATAACTCATTTGTAAAaattatctcaaaactttaaattcatataactatctcaatttaattttttttcacacaATATATATCAAAGTAAATGTAATTTCATAagaattctaacgagatctcaattgcatatattccgatgtcaaaatttgaaataaaattatgaattttggtatttttcgaCAAGCATattaatatcaataaaactgtcttaatatgtcaacataatatGTGTATAATGTCAAAATGTTGTGTGGACATCTTCAAATCATTGTGTTAATATGTTTAACATACTATATTGACATCTCGATTCAAAACCCTAAATTTGTAGTTATTCTTATATttgtaatattaaaaaataaaaaataaaattacacatgGCAATTTATAGAGTTTTAGATCTCTAAAATCTTATGGTcgtaaattagttgtagtttgCAATTAAgagatgagttagcaattgatcacacttCTATGTGATTATGATGCGATTGGTTAATATGTATtccaatattaattttataataattcaccattatatttgttattttaaatttattgattAAGAAAGCAAAACAAAGGCTAAAATATAACGAATTAAATAGACATGCACTCTAAATTGTTAACTAAAATTTGAAGTTAAATAgtactaaaaatatactccattatATACACTAATGAATGTACTTATTAATAACCATACACACTAATGAAGTCTACGAGTATCTATAATATgagtagtatttattagtaTATGTTTGGGTCTTTGATTGATATGTGATATGTTGGCGATGTGAAAATGTACAAAAATGTCCTTTGGTGGCCAAGAGGAATTTTCATGAGAAAAAGTTGAAAAAGAACACGaaatgtaatttgtgcataagACAGAGACTTCCCATAATATTTATATGTTCAAAGTGCCAAAGGACAATTTGTGTAGTTCAGTTCTTATCTTAATTGTTGAACGATTTAATTTGGGATTGTACTAATACTCGGCAGAGATCAAAAGAGAGACAAGACATAAAAGATAGAATACAAAAGTGAAATTCAACCAGAGGTTTTAGAGTTTATGGTCATATATAGTTAGTTATCTTCATTGTTATTTGTTAGTTTGTAATCTTATTCGCATTGAGAGTCTGGTTTCGTCCGTGAATATAGATATTacttcgcagcttttcagtccaagcttctttttaatcacaacccttgaatccttgaattggatggttgtgatgatctgcattattacactataatggtgcattattagtcggtgtgcattattcaactaaaaatctgcattattacactataatggtgcattattagtcggtgtgcattattcaactaaaaatctgcattattaaatgacacgtggcatcaatctgaccgtcggatgacaaaatcgtggggctgagattaaaaagaacaatagaacaaaagatgtatatatatatatatatatatatatagcgtCGATCATTTTCTCGCTCTTTACACTATTCATAACATTAATAGATCATATTAATGAATTGTAGGGATTGTATTTGATATTAGTAATTGGATAATTCAATTTccaatttattaatataaaaaatgatgaatTGTAGGGATTGTATTCAATGATGATACTACTAGTATATCTTTATGCATTTATTAATATGAAGGATAACTACTCCAAAACCCAAATGCGTAGATATCCAAATGAAACTTAACATTTTCACTCTCTGCGGGATCCAAATAATAAGGATCAGTGTAGCCTACGGACAAAATAGTTGGATGGGGCGAAATCACTCAATTTAGGAGTGAAATCAGCCATCAGTAACACATTGTCTGATTTGACGTCCCGATGAATGAAGCCGCACACGTGCACACCAGGGGAAATTCGTCATTGACTTTGGACGCTGAAGATGGTAACGCAGAGTATGATTCTGAGCATACTCAAGCACGATGGTCTGCAACTCTTCGCAAGCGCCTAGAAATCCAATTACATACTCACTTTGCAAAATGTCGAGCACCGTAACTTCTTGTCGAAATGCATTACCCCGCAACACCGTTTTGAAGGCTGCTGCACGAGTCCTCTCTCCTTGACGTCGTATGGTTCCTCGGTAGACCACCCCAAAGCCACCGCGGCCTATCTCTCTTCTATGGTTAATCGCGTGCTGGACCTGCAGTATAGTGAATCGGTAAATATGGTTTGGGATTAGATTGAAGGCCATATTGAGATAGAAAAGAAAGTAGGTGGTAGAGATTCGCTTTCCctactctcttctctcttccaTTTTGGTGATGATTCTCTTTCcattctctcttctttctctctacaccTGAGGCGGTTACCGCCGGTCTTCTCCTCCGATCTTCTGTTTCCTTCGATGAATCTCTGTTTTAATGAGATCTATCGGTGAAGATCTTGAGTTTGGTCACCACTTCGGTTTCCTTCAAAGATCTGATGTCAGATCTGACCTAGGGTTTAGATCTGCTTGTGTTTTGGTGTGTGGTGTGAGAGATATGTGAGGTGTGTGTGAGATTTGTGAAGATCCTTGTGACTGTGTGAGTCGGAGCTGGTGGTGGTCGGTGAGGCAGTGACTTCTGACCGAAAAGTTCGACGGTTCTCCTTTGGTGACTCTTGGTTAAAGCGTACAGTGAGATCCTTGGCCCGGTGTAGTCGCTGTTGCAACCTGAGccataacttgatatacatttTCCTTTGTCTTTTCTGATTTTGATTTAGATCCTTAGGGATCTTGTCTTGTGTTAGTGATTCCTTTTCTCTAAGTGTGCAGGGATCTAATCGGTTGAGCTTGAGGTCCAAGTTTGGTTGGGAACTTGAACGTAGCTAGGGTTCTGATTGTATTTTCCCCTGTACTTGTTTGATTTGTAATCTTGGTTTACTTTTGTACACGGCTTGTTCCTTCTGAGATTAGTCATCTCAGTAGCGCTGTAATAGCAAAAGAGGTCCAGGTAATTTGTGTTCATAGTGGTCTGATCCCTACAATCATTTTCAATTAGTAAAAGAAAACTTTGCGACTAAAatgatactctctccgtcccatgaaaatatgacattttttctttcattcatCTCATAAAAGTACGAgcattttcatttatggaaagttatcaCAATTTATTATCTGTATACATTTACTAatttataacttataccaccatcaaaacactaataataatgtgggttcCAAtatctactaacaatactttaagaGCGTGTTTGGATTGCCTTATACTATTTCTCTAGAAAAGGGAGACCTCATATTTACAATTCCCTTTTCAGACTTTGGCCTTTCCAAAGTTGGTGTTTGGTTCGTTTTTTAGATAAATAAGTTAACATTTTTGGTGTTTGGTTGGTCTTTAATACACCATGAGTTTAAATGCAGCTTTCCATTTATACCCCTTATAAGTTATTgtatttccatttttatccTCTGTAAACCCTAGCAATATATACCGCTGTTCCCTCCTCAAATTTTCAAGCTTGCGCCTCCTGCTTCTACACCCTTCCAATTTCAGTGCTTGTGGTCCGATTTCTGTCGAGATGGCAAACTCTCCGGCGCAGGTAAGTAGCCTCCGACTAAATGCTATTAACAATTCGGATTGAAACGCGGTTTACATAACCATTATCATAAAGGTAATAATTTCCTTGCAAAATAACCGATACACAATAAGGAATTATATAAAAGGTAAATATTCAGCAAACGAAGACAGCAAATAAGATGCAAGTTTTATACCTAAAGGGACCTTCAGACCGTATGGGCGATTGACTGCATCCCTTAAGACACGAGCGTCGCCAGCAGATCCTTCCCAGCCGGGTAGGACATAGGTAAATCGCATATGTCGATCGCAGGCTGCTAGTGTGTTTGTTGTTATTTGTCCTTTTCGGTTCCGAAAGCGCGGTTTATCTGAGTTAGGAACTAACATATTTATGTAAGTACCATCCAACGCTCCGAGACAACCCTGCAGAAAAATAAGAAAGTGGGGACGTGAAACAAAATCTATTTCTATGTGAGATAATTAATATAGCGTGTCTAGATGAGCAATTTATGAATTAGTAGCATCCTACAGTGAATTATACCTTGAAATGTTTCCACCTCCAATCGACGCAATCAGCTTTTATTGGCTCAGGTTTGACCAGGAACAATGTGTGCATTTTTATGATGGCTTTGAGTACAGTGTGAACAGATGTTGAAATAGTTTCACCTGACCGCAAGAAGTGGAATCCCGTCCTACGGTTCTTTGTATGATGGGCTAGTATACTGATGAAAATAGCCACTTGTTCTTCAATGTAAACAAACCTCCTATCACGAAGATTGCCTAACTGCCGGAACAGGGAACAAAGCCTACCAAACGCATTTCTATCCATCCTTAGATTTACTAAGCAATCTGTGTCGTTAACACCGACCAACCTGTTCATGTAACTAACTTGCGAGGGTACCCTATCCGTTAGGCTATAAGGTAAGACTATTTGTAATCTCTTTCTCTTTTTACCCTTCTCTAGTTTAGCAAAAAGGAAATATAGTATACAAAACCGGGCAACTAAATAATTGCTTATAATCTCCTCCAACATTTGCACCACTGTATACTCCTTCTTTACAGTTGGAGCCATCTACAAACAAGATAAAGCAAGAATTAGATATTACCTCTATTAATTGGAACAACAAATTTCCAAATCATGTTTATGAAGCAAATTACAAAGTAGGAGATTGTTGACTGCAAGCTGCAACTATTACCACTCCTGTCTATTCAAGAACACCAATATACAACAACCTTATTTACAATCAAAGGCCAAAACCAAATACTCCTATCCGTAACATAAAAGTCCATTAAAGACTATGATTCATTATTGTAATAGATGATTCTTCCAAGTCAATTTCTCTAAAAATAACAGTGAACTAGCCAGCATGAATTAAACAGCAATGAAATAGTATTTCACCAAAATGAATCTGTTATTTTGATCTTGGCTCTTCTAAGTTCTCCCAAAACACTTGTTAACTAAAACGAATTTTATCAATTGTCGCAAACATAAATTAACCATCAACATAGAATCTTCCTAATACCTACAGATTCCAATTACATGAATTTAGATGTCAAATTGATATGTTCATATTACAAAAAATACCCAAAAATGCCTCAGATTCAATACAAATCCAGATCCAAAATATTATGGTTTCCAATAGTCAAAATTCCATCTTGAATTTGTTCCACAGCCCCCGAAACTCATAGGGAGATTCGAAAATCAACAATTAACCCCAAAACCTAGAACCACCTCCATTACTCATTCTCAACAAATGTGGATTTTTCTCCCTCGAATTATTGGGGCAAAAAAAGTAGGGATTTAACTTCGAATTGAAAACTAAACTAACCTGATCGATCTTCGCTTAAAATTTCTGTCGAGTGTCAAGTCTTGAATGAATCGGAGAAGGAATTTATCACGTCTCGCAGCTTGTCGATAAAATTGGAGCTGAAGCAGAAACTCCTTTGTTGCTGCGTCGTTCAATATAAGTAGGGGCATCCAAGAGGGATATTTAAGTAAATTCTCTTTGAAAACTTTTTTAAATGAGCAACATGTAAATGCTATCAGACAAATTTTACTCTGAAATGCTAAATGGTACTATCAGAGCTTATTAGGCGGGCCGCCCCTTTTAACTTAGGCCTGTAAAAAACGAAAAAAGGCAATTCAAACACATGATAACTCCATTTAACATATGCTAACTGATCTTATAAGGCAATCCAAACACGCCCTAACTATCTTTCTcctcttttctcttactttatgaaccgggactcctattcacggccggaccaaaatggaaaaacgggactcctattcgcagatgAGGGAGTATATTGTAGAAATTATGAATACACTAGAAGTTATGAATACACAGTCTATTTAATTaggaaaaattataatatagcCGAATAAATTCATTTAATTAGGCAAATCACAAGGTTGTGGGCTTATTCCTTCCATTTATATGATTAATTTATGGATTATGTGCTTGATTTATGAATTTTCTAGTCAATTATAGTATGCATTTTAATGAACTTTGCTacttttcacaaaaaatatagtaattttttttaatttatatatccAATCAAACAAACTATTCACTACTAATGTAGTAGgaatattactaatatattttttacCTAGTCTTATTggaaagtattatttttttgtctaATCTTATTGGAAACTATATATTTATGATGGAGTAGTAGGATTAACAAAAtgtattttttgtcaaaatctTATTGACGTACAAATAATGAGTAGGGAGatagttttaaattttattttgtttgtaatattttttttatttttataaattattattaataatttttaaaaatctaatTTTTGTGCAATATGTAAGATAAAAAGTTGAATGGTGTAGATCTGGGTTTTCCATGTTCATTACATACACACGAATAGGGCACTGagaataaaaatgatataaCCAAGCAAACAATTATTTATAATCAAGAATAATCTAGGATTGTGTTGGGGGGTGTTTGTGTCGCTTGGGCCGACATATGGTGATTTTGATTTGAGTAGGCACGATTGGGCCGTTGATGGGCTATCATATATTGCAGTGGCTTGAGCTTGATCATGAGGTGAGTTGGACATGTGATGGGCCGTTATCGTGGGCTTGGGAGCATTAGAATTCAAATTCTTTTCTAAGAAGaaagaattttaattttatacaaaTTATTAATTACGTGCCAATTGATATATGAATTAGTATGTTTCTTTTTTGAACagtttataaaatttattactcATACACATTTATATCATGCTTATCGAGATGGATACAACATCTTATATAACATACGACTACTTTTCTAATTCTTTGTCGAGGACATATTCTgaaaaactacaaaaaaattataaaatcgtAGGTTATTAAAGAAAAGCATAAGTTttagacattttttttaaaattgtagtTAAATTTACTATATTTAGTACTTACGTAAAACATCCACTTATTGTTGTCCTTACACagttacacaaaataaatactactagtagactcaaatattttatttatataaactcGTTATTGCATATTTTCTAGTTATATAATCCACATACTCATTCCATTTCATTAGAATTTAAAATAGGGGTGTTgacaaaaaaacataaattttgTTCAATTCAGTTGTGTTCcacaaattagaaaattaattgtaaaaatcataaattaacaTTTTTCTAAAAATTTCTATAAGGTCTAATTATTTGGATGAAATTGTATCTAAAGTGATATCCGAATAATTCAACGAGGATAACACCACCCatgaattttatcatttttctcaacACAATTAGCAAATGACCCAAGCGTATCATCAATTTGAAACATGTGTAGTGCATCTGACCAACAACATACTGTAAAAAggaaattgaaatattttatcataaataattgAGAAAAGAATGTTAAAATCCATAGTTTTTGCTGCTGATTTTCAAAATTGTATGACGAACCATAATTTGactaaaattcattatttttctaACAATAACCAAAACAATAAATAATCTCTACCTAAATTCTAGTAATATACTTATATATCATCCATAGCAGTATGTATAGTTTTACGATTGACTGTTGAAGAAAATTCCAATAACTTATTTGCAATTAATCTGGTGTGTGATAAGTGGAGAACTAGCCTTAATGACtttacacaaaacacattaatatTGTGAACCTCTGTAATTCCAATAGCTTATTTGCATTTAATGTGGAGTGTGATATGTGGAGAACTATTGAAGCAAATAAATTTTACTTAATGACTACACAAAAACATGAATTTTATCTCTTACATCAAAGATTAACCAATTTGATTTCAACTCttcttttactaattttatttttaaaaaacgataAGATCTTTCTCTCAACCCAAATTTAAGCTAAgcattttgttttagtttttccTAATGATACTTCGTTCCCATTTTCTTCCATATAATGCAAGTATTAATTCATGAAATCATCTGTTTACATATGTTTTAGTTTTTCCTAATTATATTTCGTTCCCATTTTCTTCCATATAATGCAAGTATTAATTCATGAAATCATCTGTTTACATAAAAGAATGTTAAACTGGATAACACTATTTACAATATACCCTAGTGA
This genomic interval from Salvia splendens isolate huo1 chromosome 13, SspV2, whole genome shotgun sequence contains the following:
- the LOC121761829 gene encoding uncharacterized protein LOC121761829 isoform X1 produces the protein MAPTVKKEYTVVQMLEEIISNYLVARFCILYFLFAKLEKGKKRKRLQIVLPYSLTDRVPSQVSYMNRLVGVNDTDCLVNLRMDRNAFGRLCSLFRQLGNLRDRRFVYIEEQVAIFISILAHHTKNRRTGFHFLRSGETISTSVHTVLKAIIKMHTLFLVKPEPIKADCVDWRWKHFKGCLGALDGTYINMLVPNSDKPRFRNRKGQITTNTLAACDRHMRFTYVLPGWEGSAGDARVLRDAVNRPYGLKVPLAFSRRLLTCAGEFAISTEIGPQALKLEGCRSRRRKLENLRREQRYILLGFTEDKNGNTITYKGYKWKAAFKLMVY
- the LOC121761829 gene encoding uncharacterized protein LOC121761829 isoform X2, with protein sequence MAPTVKKEYTVVQMLEEIISNYLVARFCILYFLFAKLEKGKKRKRLQIVLPYSLTDRVPSQVSYMNRLVGVNDTDCLVNLRMDRNAFGRLCSLFRQLGNLRDRRFVYIEEQVAIFISILAHHTKNRRTGFHFLRSGETISTSVHTVLKAIIKMHTLFLVKPEPIKADCVDWRWKHFKGCLGALDGTYINMLVPNSDKPRFRNRKGQITTNTLAACDRHMRFTYVLPGWEGSAGDARVLRDAVNRPYGLKVPLGNYYLYDNGYVNRVSIRIVNSI
- the LOC121761829 gene encoding uncharacterized protein LOC121761829 isoform X3 encodes the protein MAPTVKKEYTVVQMLEEIISNYLVARFCILYFLFAKLEKGKKRKRLQIVLPYSLTDRVPSQVSYMNRLVGVNDTDCLVNLRMDRNAFGRLCSLFRQLGNLRDRRFVYIEEQVAIFISILAHHTKNRRTGFHFLRSGETISTSVHTVLKAIIKMHTLFLVKPEPIKADCVDWRWKHFKGCLGALDGTYINMLVPNSDKPRFRNRKGQITTNTLAACDRHMRFTYVLPGWEGSAGDARVLRDAVNRPYGLKVPLGPARD